The Changchengzhania lutea genomic sequence GGTTTCACTTACAAAGGAATTGGGAGAGAAAGCCAAATTGGTTTACATTATTAAAATGGAAAACACATATGGTAACAAACAACCTTTTACAGAGCGTATTCCAAGCACGAACAGAAGTGCCGTAAAATCTCAAGATGTCGATATTCCATTAAACAATAAAAATCCTGAATTACGCAACCCGTTTGTAATCCCTGGCATTAGAAATGTTAAAATTGAATCTCAGCTAAATCCTAATTATAGTTTTGAAAACTTTCTAGAAGGTGATTCAAACCGATTGGCAAGAAGTGCTGGTTTAGCAGTAGCAGCCAAACCTGGAGGAACTTCTTTTAATCCATTACTTATTTTTGGCGGTGTTGGTTTGGGAAAAACACATTTAGCACATGCTATTGGTGTCGATATAAAAGACAAGTATCCAGAAAAAACAGTGCTTTATATTTCAGCTGAAAAATTTACACAGCAGTATATTGACTCGGTAAAGAAAAATAACAGAAATGATTTTATCCATTTCTATCAAATTATTGACGTTTTAATTATTGACGACGTTCAGTTCCTTTCGGGAAAGACTGGAACTCAAGATGTGTTCTTCCATATTTTTAACCATTTACACCAAAATGGAAAACAGGTTATTTTAACAAGTGATAAAGCACCTGTAGACATGCAAGATATTGAGCAGCGCTTATTATCGCGCTTTAAATGGGGGCTGTCGGCAGAATTACAAACACCCGATTTTGAAACCAGAGTATCCATCTTAAAAAACAAACTATATCGTGATGGTGTTGAAATGGAAGAAGATATTATTGAATACGTTGCAAAACATATAAAAACCAATGTTCGCGAATTAGAAGGCGCTATCATTTCATTAATTGCGCAATCATCTTTCAATAAAAAAGAAATCACCATTGATTTAGCACGCATCATTGTAGAGAAGTTTGTTAAGAATACCAAGCGTGAAGTTTCTATAGATTATATTCAAAAAGTGGTATCAGACTATTTTCAAATGGATGTTGATACATTACAATCTAAAACCAGAAAACGACATATTGTACAGGCGCGACAACTCGCTATGTTTTTTGCTAAAAAATTCACAAAAGCATCCTTAGCAAGTATTGGTTCTCAAATTGGTAAAAGAGATCATGCTACGGTATTGCACGCTTGTAAAACAGTGGACAATCTGTCTTCTACAGATAAGCAATTTAGAAAGTACGTTGAAGATCTTACAAAAAAATTATCTGTTTAATATCCTATTATAATGACTAAGATTCTTATGGTTTGTTTAGGCAATATTTGCCGATCACCATTAGCTGAAGGCATATTAAAATCCAAACTTTCACAAGAAAAATTTATAATTGACTCAGCTGGTACAGCTAATTATCATACTGGGAATGCTCCAGACAAACGCTCCATAGCCGTCGCCAAAAAGTACGGTATCGATATTTCAACATTAAAAGGACGCCAGTTCAATACATTGGATTTTGATGCTTTCGACATTATATATGTGATGGATCAATCAAACTACAATAATGTGGTGTCGTTAGCTAGAAATGAAGATGATAAAAACAAAGTCAAGTTTATTCTTAATGCCACCTATCCCAATCAAAATCATAGTTTACCCGATCCTTATCATGGAGGTGATGAAGGTTTTGAGAATATTTACAAATTACTAGATGAAGCTTGTGCTAAAATTGCGAACCAATTAAGCTAGCACCCATATTTCAAAATTATATTAGTATTTTTATCTTTCAAAATAAATCAGTAATTAGAGTTTATGAATTCTGTTTCAGGAAAATTATTTCTTATTCCAACCACATTAGGCGACAATGAACCATTAGAAGTGTTGCCGCTTTCAGTTAAAAAGGTGATTGAGGACGTTAATGTTTATATTGTTGAAAATGAAAAAACGGCTAGAAAGTTTATTAAAAAAGTGAGCAAAAAAAAGCAACAATCTACTTTAACACTTCATGTCTTAAATAAATTCACTGAAGAATCTGAACTGCCTACTTTTTTAGAAACCTGTTTAAACGGATACAATGTAGGTCTATTATCGGAAGCGGGTTGTCCTGGAATTGCAGATCCTGGTGCCGATATTGTAAAATTAGCACATCAAAAAAATATTAAGGTAATTCCCTTAGTTGGCCCCTCCTCTATTCTAATGGCTATGATGAGTTCTGGAATGAATGGTCAAAACTTTGCTTTTAACGGCTACCTGCCTATTGATAAAGATGAAAGAAAGCGTGAGATAAAAAATTTAGAACGTTTATCTTTTGAAAAAAAACAATCTCAAATTTTTATTGAAACCCCGTACAGAAATAATAAAATGCTTGAAGATTTAAGTAATGTTCTAGACAATAATACAGACTTATGTGTGGCCTGCGATATCACATTAGCCACAGAATATATTAAAACACAAACTGCTAAGGCATGGAAACAAACAAAAGTAGACCTTCATAAAAGGCCTACTATATTTATTATTTATAAAAGTTAGAGCGGACTAGACTGCCTTCGCTTTTCTATTTGGTTTTACAAACGACGTGTCGTAACCAGAAAATCGTTTCATATAATAGTGAACGGTAGTTCCAAAGCCATCTGCAAA encodes the following:
- a CDS encoding low molecular weight protein-tyrosine-phosphatase, with the translated sequence MTKILMVCLGNICRSPLAEGILKSKLSQEKFIIDSAGTANYHTGNAPDKRSIAVAKKYGIDISTLKGRQFNTLDFDAFDIIYVMDQSNYNNVVSLARNEDDKNKVKFILNATYPNQNHSLPDPYHGGDEGFENIYKLLDEACAKIANQLS
- a CDS encoding SAM-dependent methyltransferase, with the protein product MNSVSGKLFLIPTTLGDNEPLEVLPLSVKKVIEDVNVYIVENEKTARKFIKKVSKKKQQSTLTLHVLNKFTEESELPTFLETCLNGYNVGLLSEAGCPGIADPGADIVKLAHQKNIKVIPLVGPSSILMAMMSSGMNGQNFAFNGYLPIDKDERKREIKNLERLSFEKKQSQIFIETPYRNNKMLEDLSNVLDNNTDLCVACDITLATEYIKTQTAKAWKQTKVDLHKRPTIFIIYKS